In Thermodesulforhabdus norvegica, a single window of DNA contains:
- a CDS encoding flagellar hook-basal body protein codes for MAGLGTAMYNGVSGLRSFSTAISVVSDNIANAGTTAFKSNEIRFADLVSSYYSTISSFNDREGAGSYPLAILTDWGQGPMINTSKWSDMAINGEGFFVVRDAQGNNFYTRDGSFYVNANGELVNYLGYSLLDVGGNPITLDLDQYSGFVVNSNGEIYGIEAATGNMSTDPLATIGLVTFRDPNGLIRVGNNLYREGPNSGRQDPAQPGTNGLGTIMSYTIEGSNVDLSEELVNMVIYQANFNANSKVITTAADMLNTAVNIVR; via the coding sequence ATGGCCGGTTTGGGTACAGCAATGTACAATGGTGTAAGCGGTCTCAGGAGTTTCAGTACAGCCATTTCGGTGGTAAGTGACAACATTGCCAATGCAGGCACGACTGCTTTTAAGTCCAACGAGATACGCTTTGCGGATCTGGTAAGCAGTTATTACTCCACCATTTCGTCCTTTAACGATCGGGAGGGCGCCGGATCTTATCCTCTTGCAATTTTAACCGATTGGGGTCAGGGGCCCATGATAAACACCAGCAAATGGTCGGACATGGCTATCAACGGTGAAGGTTTCTTTGTTGTACGGGATGCGCAGGGAAATAATTTCTATACACGAGATGGAAGTTTTTATGTAAATGCAAATGGTGAACTGGTAAATTATTTGGGCTATAGCCTTTTAGATGTAGGAGGTAACCCGATAACGCTCGACCTGGACCAGTACAGCGGATTTGTTGTTAACAGCAACGGTGAAATTTACGGCATTGAAGCTGCCACGGGAAATATGAGCACCGATCCTCTGGCCACCATAGGGCTGGTTACCTTCAGGGATCCCAACGGTTTGATCAGGGTCGGTAATAACTTGTACCGAGAAGGACCGAATTCAGGCCGTCAAGACCCGGCTCAACCCGGGACTAATGGACTCGGAACCATTATGAGCTATACCATCGAGGGCTCGAATGTGGATCTTTCTGAAGAACTGGTTAACATGGTAATCTATCAAGCAAACTTCAATGCTAATTCGAAGGTGATAACCACGGCAGCGGATATGTTGAATACTGCCGTAAACATTGTACGATAG
- the flhB gene encoding flagellar biosynthesis protein FlhB, which yields MPAGAQERTEKPTPKRLQKARSEGKLAKSREINTLASLIGGALGLWFSLAIIHDQFRALLQYLWGDGFGLITTGDLTSGLTFRRSVESLLISALPAVALSLIFSVLANLYQNKGFLFVWKNLVRFDLSAIHPVNGLKRLFSLRSLVDLGKAVIKFVVVSYVMYSLFRSKAAEIAQTVYLSNFDISRTLGILAFIMLFKVIAVMVLLAYLDWRYQKWQYIKDLMMTKQEVKEEHRQAEGDPKIKSKIRAKQLQIARARMLAQVPKAEVVVTNPTHFAVALMYRPGEMSAPKVVAKGVDFMARRIIRIARRHGVPVVYNPPLARALYRQVPLEGTIPVALYRAVAKVLAYVYHQRKRRWQADAKKVG from the coding sequence TTGCCGGCTGGTGCCCAGGAGAGAACGGAAAAACCAACTCCAAAGCGCTTACAGAAGGCAAGAAGCGAAGGAAAGCTTGCCAAAAGCCGCGAAATCAATACGCTGGCATCCCTAATAGGAGGAGCTCTCGGTCTGTGGTTTTCCCTGGCGATTATACATGATCAATTTAGAGCTCTGCTTCAATACCTCTGGGGTGACGGTTTTGGTCTGATCACAACCGGAGATTTAACTTCGGGTTTGACCTTCAGACGCTCTGTTGAGTCTCTGTTGATTTCGGCTCTACCCGCTGTTGCCCTGAGCCTTATTTTTTCCGTCCTTGCGAACTTATATCAGAACAAAGGATTTCTTTTCGTGTGGAAAAATCTGGTTCGCTTCGATCTTTCGGCAATTCATCCCGTAAACGGCCTTAAAAGGCTTTTCAGCTTGAGGTCCCTCGTGGACCTGGGTAAAGCCGTAATAAAGTTCGTGGTGGTGTCCTATGTTATGTATTCTCTTTTCCGTTCTAAGGCCGCAGAAATAGCCCAGACCGTTTATCTCTCAAACTTTGATATTTCCAGAACACTGGGCATTCTGGCCTTTATCATGTTGTTCAAGGTCATTGCCGTAATGGTTCTGCTTGCTTACCTGGATTGGAGATACCAGAAATGGCAGTATATAAAAGACCTGATGATGACGAAACAGGAGGTTAAGGAAGAGCACAGGCAGGCTGAAGGTGATCCAAAAATAAAGTCGAAAATTAGGGCGAAGCAACTCCAGATAGCAAGAGCTCGCATGCTTGCACAGGTTCCGAAGGCAGAGGTTGTCGTGACCAACCCGACCCATTTCGCAGTAGCTCTGATGTACCGGCCTGGAGAGATGTCGGCTCCAAAGGTTGTAGCAAAAGGGGTTGATTTCATGGCCAGAAGAATAATTCGTATTGCCCGTCGTCATGGTGTTCCCGTGGTTTATAATCCTCCTCTGGCACGGGCTTTGTACAGGCAGGTACCGCTGGAGGGCACCATCCCGGTTGCCCTCTACAGGGCTGTAGCTAAAGTACTGGCTTACGTATATCATCAGAGGAAGAGAAGATGGCAGGCAGACGCAAAGAAAGTAGGGTAG
- a CDS encoding flagellar basal body-associated FliL family protein, translated as MAETEETRDEKKKGSKLKLIILVVLILILGGGGFFAYKKFFASSKDEESTPDKAPQLQQVITHQLDTFLVNLADPGGKRYLKLTIDLELDNPKVIEEITQNNYKIRDTILLILSSKEFDDISTVGGKLALKKEIMTKLNSILTTGRVLNIYFTEFLVQ; from the coding sequence ATGGCAGAAACAGAAGAAACCAGAGATGAAAAGAAGAAGGGATCAAAGTTAAAATTAATAATTCTGGTGGTTTTAATTTTAATTCTCGGTGGGGGAGGTTTTTTTGCCTACAAGAAATTTTTTGCTTCTTCTAAAGATGAGGAAAGTACGCCGGATAAGGCTCCTCAGCTGCAGCAGGTAATAACCCATCAGCTTGATACTTTCCTCGTCAACCTGGCCGATCCTGGTGGGAAGAGATATTTAAAACTGACGATAGATCTGGAACTGGATAACCCGAAGGTAATTGAAGAAATCACTCAGAATAATTATAAAATCAGGGATACAATACTTTTGATACTATCAAGTAAAGAATTCGATGATATATCAACGGTAGGTGGGAAACTTGCTTTAAAAAAAGAGATCATGACAAAGCTTAATTCTATTTTGACAACAGGTCGCGTCCTCAACATTTATTTTACTGAATTTCTCGTTCAATAA
- a CDS encoding flagellar hook assembly protein FlgD, which translates to MSVSENYILGIPPFSSETLLDTGKTDLLEMDAFLRMFTTQLEYQDPLNPMQSYELASQLAQFSTVEQLTRANEYLDYASKYLSSINNAQALALVDRDVSGNTDVITVTGGVPVSLSYTLEEPGMVTINIYDLNGKMVRSIEVGSLEAGTYEIDWDGKDYYGNQVEDGDYKVEVQLVTQTGETKTVYPDVEGNVAGMKFLSGLPYLILDRETGLKMPFGFVEEIYSRESNSEESGAKNQNGV; encoded by the coding sequence ATGAGCGTTTCTGAAAACTACATACTGGGCATCCCGCCTTTCAGCAGTGAGACGCTGTTAGATACCGGTAAAACCGATCTTTTGGAGATGGATGCATTTCTCAGGATGTTCACCACACAACTGGAGTACCAGGACCCCCTGAATCCAATGCAATCCTATGAACTGGCATCTCAGCTTGCTCAGTTCAGCACGGTGGAGCAACTTACCAGAGCAAACGAATATCTTGATTATGCCAGCAAATACCTTTCATCCATCAATAATGCTCAGGCACTTGCCCTTGTGGATAGGGATGTCTCAGGTAATACAGACGTCATCACCGTAACCGGCGGTGTTCCTGTAAGTCTATCTTATACTCTCGAAGAACCCGGCATGGTTACCATAAACATATATGATCTAAACGGTAAGATGGTTCGTTCTATTGAGGTGGGGTCTCTTGAAGCCGGTACATATGAAATTGACTGGGACGGCAAAGACTACTACGGAAATCAGGTTGAAGATGGTGACTACAAAGTGGAAGTTCAGCTTGTAACGCAGACCGGCGAGACCAAGACGGTTTACCCCGATGTAGAAGGAAATGTGGCAGGAATGAAATTTCTGTCCGGTTTGCCTTATCTGATTCTCGACAGAGAAACCGGTCTTAAAATGCCCTTTGGCTTTGTTGAAGAAATCTATAGCAGAGAAAGCAATAGTGAAGAAAGTGGAGCAAAAAACCAGAACGGTGTTTAA
- the fliQ gene encoding flagellar biosynthesis protein FliQ — protein sequence MTDEFIIGLGRQALEIMLMVSLPVLLVSLAVGIIISIFQAVTQIQEATITFVPKIVVTFVSLLIFGSWMISKITDFTRIIFENLPYWIR from the coding sequence ATGACCGATGAGTTCATTATAGGTCTGGGGCGTCAGGCTCTGGAAATAATGCTCATGGTGAGTCTTCCCGTTCTACTCGTGAGTCTTGCTGTTGGTATAATCATCAGTATCTTTCAGGCCGTTACCCAGATTCAGGAGGCTACGATTACCTTCGTTCCGAAAATTGTGGTCACCTTTGTGTCACTTCTCATATTTGGAAGCTGGATGATATCAAAAATAACCGATTTTACCAGGATTATCTTTGAAAATTTGCCTTACTGGATAAGGTAA
- a CDS encoding motility protein A yields the protein MDLATLIGIVLAFSLVLISIMMGSGLGLFINIPSLMIVVGGTMGATMIRHPLNEVIGMIKVVKNVFFTRVWTPERIVDQFLDFADKSRKEGILALEAELPNIDDPFFAKGLQMAIDGMEPDALREILETEIEYLQERHQNGAEILDTMGTFFPAMGMIGTLIGLVQMLQTMEDPSTIGPAMAVALLTTFYGAVGANLVCLPMAGKLRTRSKEETLVKEMIIAGIIGLANGENPRILEQKLHSFLAPSKRVSRFE from the coding sequence ATGGATCTGGCAACTCTGATCGGAATCGTACTGGCCTTCTCCCTGGTCCTCATTTCCATTATGATGGGAAGTGGACTGGGGCTTTTTATTAATATACCTTCCCTTATGATCGTTGTAGGGGGTACCATGGGAGCTACAATGATCAGACACCCCCTCAACGAAGTCATAGGGATGATCAAGGTCGTGAAAAATGTTTTTTTTACAAGAGTTTGGACTCCGGAAAGGATAGTTGATCAGTTTTTGGACTTTGCAGATAAATCCCGAAAGGAAGGAATCCTGGCTCTTGAAGCAGAACTTCCCAACATAGATGATCCTTTTTTTGCCAAGGGCCTGCAAATGGCCATAGACGGTATGGAGCCTGATGCTCTCAGAGAAATACTTGAGACCGAGATTGAGTATCTTCAAGAGCGACATCAGAACGGGGCGGAGATTCTGGATACCATGGGAACCTTTTTCCCCGCAATGGGAATGATCGGTACTCTGATAGGCCTGGTACAGATGCTTCAGACGATGGAAGATCCTTCCACAATAGGACCTGCCATGGCAGTAGCGCTACTGACCACCTTCTACGGAGCAGTAGGTGCAAACCTCGTTTGTTTACCCATGGCCGGAAAGCTCCGTACCAGAAGCAAGGAAGAAACTCTTGTTAAGGAAATGATAATTGCCGGTATAATCGGACTGGCAAATGGGGAAAATCCCAGGATTCTTGAACAGAAGTTGCATTCTTTTCTTGCTCCCAGCAAAAGAGTGAGCAGGTTTGAGTAA
- the fliJ gene encoding flagellar export protein FliJ, translated as MAFRFRFEQLLHYRRHLLERVEQDFGRALEKVRKVQSEVDRIESQKKLCQDLLYEKQCEGLPAVEHELLVKNLYGLELKARQTRKRLEEAIKEMEEQRERLIEAKKRLEMLEILKRQEVQEYRRDQTKKEQKLADEIAVQKTVKEP; from the coding sequence ATGGCATTCCGGTTTCGCTTTGAGCAGCTTCTTCACTACAGACGGCACTTGCTTGAGCGTGTTGAACAAGATTTCGGCAGAGCCCTTGAAAAGGTCAGGAAGGTGCAAAGTGAGGTCGATCGAATAGAAAGTCAAAAAAAACTTTGCCAGGACTTGCTATACGAAAAACAGTGCGAAGGACTTCCGGCCGTAGAACATGAGCTCCTTGTTAAGAACCTCTATGGGCTGGAGTTAAAAGCCAGGCAGACCCGCAAACGACTGGAAGAAGCCATAAAAGAAATGGAAGAGCAGCGTGAGCGGCTTATTGAGGCCAAGAAAAGGCTGGAGATGCTCGAAATTCTAAAACGTCAGGAAGTCCAGGAGTATAGGCGTGATCAGACCAAAAAGGAACAAAAGCTTGCCGATGAAATTGCCGTACAAAAAACGGTGAAAGAACCATGA
- the fliR gene encoding flagellar biosynthetic protein FliR has translation MEPWYISIPHLLTFLGIFLRISIMLFLFPYFRGQDVPNTFKAFLALCFSLVFYLPLSEYVRPVDLNPVAVMSLVVSEFITGIVFSLSLLIVMGAFEVAGDIVSFQMGFGFVRVADPVTGVQITLISRFFQILAALIFFALKGHHVVIRAVYESFEEFPVGSLAVAISTENLDRLVAFSGMVFSLALKIAAPIMITLFLGELGMGLIVKFAPQINILIVGFAFTILLGILFAALSIEAWSTAVAQGFRMATDFIFQVLLRR, from the coding sequence GTGGAACCATGGTACATTTCGATACCTCATCTTTTGACCTTTCTTGGAATTTTCCTGCGCATAAGCATAATGCTGTTTTTGTTCCCCTACTTCAGAGGGCAGGATGTGCCGAATACTTTCAAGGCCTTTCTTGCCCTCTGTTTTTCGCTTGTATTTTATTTACCCCTGTCAGAATATGTCCGCCCTGTTGATCTTAACCCCGTAGCCGTCATGAGCCTTGTTGTTTCCGAATTCATCACCGGGATTGTTTTTTCGCTTTCTTTGCTCATCGTTATGGGAGCTTTTGAGGTGGCCGGTGACATTGTGAGTTTTCAGATGGGCTTTGGCTTTGTCAGGGTGGCCGATCCGGTAACGGGAGTACAGATTACACTTATAAGCAGATTTTTTCAGATACTTGCGGCATTGATCTTTTTCGCCCTTAAAGGCCATCATGTTGTGATCCGAGCTGTTTACGAAAGCTTTGAGGAATTTCCGGTAGGATCGCTGGCTGTTGCAATCTCGACGGAGAATCTGGACCGATTAGTGGCTTTCTCGGGGATGGTTTTTTCTCTGGCCCTGAAAATAGCCGCTCCCATAATGATAACCCTCTTTTTGGGCGAGCTCGGCATGGGCCTTATTGTTAAGTTTGCTCCTCAGATAAACATTCTGATCGTTGGGTTTGCCTTTACAATCCTTCTTGGAATCCTTTTTGCTGCCCTATCAATTGAAGCATGGTCAACCGCCGTTGCACAGGGATTCAGGATGGCGACGGACTTTATATTTCAGGTTCTTTTGCGACGGTAA
- a CDS encoding flagellar hook-length control protein FliK: protein MVISGSKRKNGTGDESLFLDEVRSYRERREKVDSGELPRAEEKSDDGKSEKDEEDLVEKVVNDLGLAYYFVPIEEKSLNSPEETLLSDDDSGSGSVEDLLDKFFLDAKNVEQLLAKFGIPSDVIETLHSMTNESNQVSLQSFLSLIKSVTDLEKNGLKLTALPGTTINELLNPIGYNNDRGFVISFDGNKTFSFSELGEILSNVAEKASESRENNLITLDAKYLKASSGGKDQLVAQYLNQNSDIVTSTNSTRQNFLMGSDIYSSDDLTSSASESGPLNLRNVRDINSVRENLNLSIARHSSVSRVDGTLGSNLNNNGGFNGNMGHNDQAMLGFTGYEGTLSLSGGMTNPETPVSSFTTFSTHSWVSQMSSYLQRMVVEGRNQLVLQLEPPELGQILIRLRAEGNRITTHISASNDSVRDMMQQSQYLLERYLQEQGLVLDGFSVDVHSGDDKEGTAEKADREIFSGSRGNGSMTVDKGVKPNLLSGKKWHSGSVYLFA from the coding sequence TTGGTAATAAGTGGTAGTAAGAGAAAGAACGGGACCGGAGATGAAAGCCTTTTCCTGGACGAAGTAAGGAGCTACAGGGAAAGGAGAGAAAAAGTAGATTCAGGTGAGCTTCCGCGAGCTGAAGAAAAAAGTGACGATGGAAAATCTGAGAAAGATGAAGAGGATCTGGTTGAGAAGGTTGTAAATGATCTCGGTCTGGCTTACTACTTCGTGCCCATTGAAGAAAAATCGCTCAATTCCCCTGAAGAAACTCTATTATCCGACGATGATTCGGGATCAGGCAGCGTCGAGGATCTGCTGGATAAATTTTTTCTTGATGCCAAGAATGTAGAACAGTTGTTGGCAAAATTTGGTATTCCTTCCGATGTTATTGAGACCCTTCATTCGATGACAAATGAGTCAAATCAGGTATCACTTCAAAGCTTCCTGTCTCTGATAAAAAGCGTAACCGATCTTGAGAAAAATGGCCTTAAACTGACCGCACTTCCCGGCACAACTATTAATGAGCTACTGAACCCAATCGGTTATAATAACGACAGAGGTTTTGTGATTTCATTTGACGGTAATAAGACTTTTTCTTTTTCTGAACTGGGAGAAATATTGAGTAATGTTGCAGAGAAAGCATCGGAAAGCAGAGAAAATAACCTGATAACTCTGGATGCAAAATATCTGAAAGCTTCTTCAGGCGGTAAAGATCAGCTGGTTGCGCAATATTTGAACCAGAACTCCGATATTGTGACATCCACTAATTCAACTCGACAGAACTTTTTAATGGGGAGTGATATTTACAGTTCGGATGATTTGACCAGCTCTGCTTCAGAAAGTGGACCTCTTAATTTGAGAAATGTCAGGGATATCAATTCGGTGAGAGAGAACCTGAATTTGTCCATTGCCAGACATTCGAGTGTATCAAGAGTTGATGGTACTTTGGGATCCAATTTAAATAACAACGGTGGATTCAATGGAAACATGGGGCATAACGATCAAGCTATGCTTGGTTTCACGGGTTATGAGGGTACCCTGAGTTTATCCGGTGGAATGACAAATCCGGAAACTCCTGTAAGTTCCTTCACAACGTTTAGCACTCATTCCTGGGTTTCTCAAATGTCAAGCTACCTGCAGAGGATGGTAGTTGAGGGAAGGAATCAGCTGGTTCTTCAGCTCGAACCTCCCGAGCTAGGGCAAATCTTGATCCGACTCAGGGCTGAGGGTAATCGCATCACCACCCACATTTCGGCTTCAAACGATTCCGTAAGGGACATGATGCAACAATCTCAGTATCTACTGGAACGCTATCTTCAGGAACAGGGCCTTGTTCTCGACGGTTTCTCCGTTGATGTCCATTCTGGAGATGACAAAGAAGGTACGGCGGAAAAGGCCGATAGGGAAATATTTTCCGGGTCCAGGGGGAATGGTTCTATGACCGTTGATAAAGGAGTTAAACCTAACCTGCTGTCTGGAAAAAAATGGCATAGCGGATCTGTTTATTTGTTCGCCTGA
- a CDS encoding FliO/MopB family protein, which yields MDPTFVHALIKIVIALFGIICLLVLVYFFFRKKGLYVTGIGKGRLISVVERQYLSPKTYLAHVEWAGKALLIAVTPAGVYVVKEMDGDTDGRSALLSKGDR from the coding sequence ATGGATCCAACCTTTGTTCATGCCTTAATCAAAATTGTGATAGCTCTTTTTGGGATCATCTGCCTGCTGGTGCTGGTCTATTTCTTTTTCAGAAAAAAAGGCCTTTACGTTACCGGTATCGGAAAAGGGCGTCTGATATCCGTGGTGGAACGCCAGTATCTTTCTCCAAAGACCTATCTTGCCCATGTTGAATGGGCCGGTAAGGCCCTGCTCATTGCGGTAACTCCTGCCGGGGTCTATGTGGTTAAAGAAATGGACGGAGATACAGATGGGCGTTCGGCACTTTTGTCCAAGGGGGATCGCTAA
- a CDS encoding MotE family protein codes for MKTRTIFWIVLLSCLGFVLLSGIQLFDLARNFTLKADEHHKPEKNLPALKADMGKNAYAQDKTTNGENTVAVNSDKEESKGANSGETVSTESVAEYMKYLREKELEIQKKEQALKEREKILRELEKDLNTKLAHLEELQKSIEAFNRQQEQLANERLDTLVKIYVTMKPKDAAALLEKLDDDLVTQIISRMSTDQAAKIIASMDIKKAARITQKLTEKKEPLAR; via the coding sequence ATGAAAACCAGAACAATATTCTGGATCGTGCTTTTAAGCTGTCTTGGGTTTGTTTTGCTCTCCGGTATTCAGTTGTTTGATCTTGCGAGGAATTTTACGCTAAAAGCTGACGAACACCATAAGCCGGAGAAAAATTTACCCGCTCTAAAGGCGGATATGGGTAAAAATGCCTATGCTCAGGATAAGACGACAAACGGTGAAAACACAGTAGCAGTGAACTCCGATAAAGAAGAATCCAAAGGTGCTAATTCAGGTGAGACAGTATCCACTGAGTCAGTGGCGGAATACATGAAGTACCTGAGAGAAAAAGAATTAGAAATTCAAAAGAAAGAGCAAGCCCTTAAGGAAAGAGAAAAAATCCTTAGGGAACTCGAAAAGGATCTGAATACCAAACTGGCACACTTGGAAGAACTTCAGAAAAGCATTGAAGCTTTTAACCGTCAACAGGAACAGCTTGCAAACGAAAGGCTGGATACTCTTGTTAAGATTTACGTTACCATGAAACCAAAAGATGCAGCGGCTCTTTTGGAAAAACTGGACGATGATCTGGTTACCCAGATAATTTCCAGGATGTCCACCGATCAGGCGGCCAAGATTATTGCCAGTATGGACATCAAGAAGGCCGCGCGAATTACTCAAAAGCTCACGGAAAAAAAAGAACCTCTTGCCAGGTGA
- the fliM gene encoding flagellar motor switch protein FliM: MEKILSQEEVDALLRGLSEGEIEPAKEAEEEQYPEGIRPYDLTAQDRIIRGRMPTLEIINERFARLYRVTISSALRRVVDISTTQTDMMKFGEFLKTLPVPTSLHIIKMEPLRGHALLVVESKLIFNLLECFFGGTGRSHFKIEGRDFTSVEQRIIMRIVRMALSELENAWRPVVPIEFQFVRSEVNPQFAAIVPPSDLVIVIHFEFELDQAIGKMILCLPYSTIEPIRSKLHASFQSDQLEIDETWLRRLKKRVTEVEVELVVELGRTTIQASELLKLEVGDVIVLNQDAGKPLTVKVQGVPKFTGYPGIFRGSKAVKIEELIYPEIQ; this comes from the coding sequence ATGGAAAAGATCTTATCTCAGGAAGAAGTAGATGCTTTACTCAGAGGGCTGAGTGAGGGCGAAATAGAGCCCGCCAAGGAAGCCGAGGAGGAACAGTATCCTGAAGGCATACGGCCTTATGACCTGACTGCCCAGGACAGGATCATTCGTGGTCGTATGCCAACACTGGAAATAATCAACGAAAGATTCGCCCGCCTTTACAGGGTAACGATTTCCAGCGCACTCAGGCGGGTCGTGGATATCTCTACAACACAGACGGACATGATGAAATTCGGAGAATTCTTAAAAACTCTTCCGGTGCCGACCAGCCTTCACATAATCAAGATGGAGCCTTTGCGTGGTCATGCCCTGCTTGTTGTGGAAAGTAAATTGATTTTTAATCTTTTAGAGTGCTTCTTCGGCGGAACGGGACGCAGTCATTTCAAGATCGAAGGTCGCGATTTTACTTCCGTTGAGCAGAGAATAATTATGAGAATTGTGAGAATGGCTCTTTCTGAGCTGGAAAATGCCTGGAGACCGGTTGTTCCCATTGAGTTTCAGTTTGTAAGAAGTGAGGTTAACCCGCAGTTTGCGGCGATTGTTCCGCCCAGCGACCTGGTCATCGTGATCCATTTTGAGTTCGAGCTCGATCAGGCAATTGGGAAGATGATTCTCTGCCTTCCTTACTCAACCATTGAGCCCATACGGTCCAAGTTGCATGCAAGTTTTCAGAGCGATCAGCTAGAAATAGACGAAACCTGGTTGCGGAGGCTTAAGAAAAGAGTAACGGAAGTGGAGGTGGAGCTTGTAGTCGAGCTGGGTCGTACAACCATTCAGGCATCGGAGCTCCTCAAGCTCGAAGTGGGTGACGTAATAGTGTTGAATCAGGATGCCGGGAAACCCCTGACCGTTAAGGTCCAGGGAGTGCCCAAGTTTACAGGGTATCCCGGTATTTTCAGAGGAAGCAAGGCGGTTAAAATAGAAGAGCTGATTTATCCCGAAATTCAGTAG
- the fliP gene encoding flagellar type III secretion system pore protein FliP (The bacterial flagellar biogenesis protein FliP forms a type III secretion system (T3SS)-type pore required for flagellar assembly.), producing the protein MGVRHFCPRGIAKAFSIFLLAFAIALLAFRISPAAELNVPPLTLNLNAQDGPKQLSTVLQIVIILTILSVAPAILLMTTSFTRLVIAFSFLRHALGTQQSPPNQVIVSLALFLTFFIMKPVWEKAYHEAYVPYREGRISGEEFLQDIQRPFREFMLKHTREKDLALFVSLSSKSKPRSPDELPLTVVIPAFAISEITTAFEIGFLLYIPFLILDMVVASILLSMGMMMLPPVMISLPFKIMLFVLVDGWNLLVGSLVKSFG; encoded by the coding sequence ATGGGCGTTCGGCACTTTTGTCCAAGGGGGATCGCTAAGGCTTTTTCGATTTTTCTCTTAGCTTTTGCCATTGCCCTGCTTGCTTTCCGTATTTCTCCTGCCGCCGAGCTGAATGTACCGCCCCTTACACTAAATCTGAATGCACAGGATGGACCGAAGCAACTTTCAACGGTTCTTCAGATCGTCATTATTTTGACGATCCTTTCTGTGGCTCCTGCAATACTGCTCATGACGACGTCATTTACACGGCTGGTAATAGCCTTTTCGTTTCTTCGTCATGCCCTGGGAACTCAGCAAAGCCCTCCCAATCAGGTCATAGTATCGCTGGCGCTTTTTTTAACTTTTTTCATTATGAAGCCGGTTTGGGAAAAAGCCTATCATGAAGCATATGTGCCTTATAGAGAAGGCAGAATCAGCGGGGAAGAATTTCTTCAGGACATCCAGCGCCCTTTCAGGGAATTTATGTTGAAGCATACCCGTGAAAAGGATCTTGCTCTGTTTGTTTCTCTTTCGTCCAAGAGCAAACCCAGGAGCCCTGATGAATTACCACTTACGGTGGTAATCCCCGCTTTTGCAATCAGTGAAATTACGACGGCCTTTGAAATTGGCTTTTTGTTGTACATACCTTTTCTTATCCTCGATATGGTAGTGGCAAGTATATTGCTGTCCATGGGTATGATGATGCTTCCACCGGTGATGATTTCCCTGCCCTTTAAAATAATGCTTTTTGTGCTGGTCGATGGGTGGAATCTTCTGGTCGGATCACTCGTGAAAAGCTTTGGTTAA